GGCCCAACTGGCCAAGGACACCGGCGGGCAGTTCAACGTCGTCAACTACAAGGGCACCGGCGCCATGCTGATGGACCTGTACGCCGGCACCATCGATATGGGCGCAGGCTCGCTGGCGGGCATGGGCGCGGGCCTGGACAAGGGCGCAGTCAGGCCGGTGGTGATCACCGTCGGCGACAAGTCGCGCCGGCTGCCGGGCATTCCGCGATGGGTCGATGCCGGCTTCAAGGGGCCGGCCTATGAAGACCTTGCCGAATGCAACATGCTGTTCGCCCCGGCCGGCACGCCGCCCGAGGTGGTGCGGCGCTTGGCCGATCTGTTCACGTCGTCGGTGAACGAGTCTCCGCGCATCAAGGCAGTGCGTGAAACGCTGCACGAGGAAGGCCCGATACTCACGGGCGACCCGCTGCGCCAGTTCATCCAGCGCACCTGGCCGAGCTACCGGCGCCTGACGCGCGAGCTGAACCTGGTGGTGGACTGACCTGCGGCGCTTTCGTCAGGCGCTCTCGTGGCGCCCCAGCAGGTAGAGCAACTGCGCCCTGGTCTCGGGCCACTCGCCGCTGCGCATGCTGTACATCACCGTGTCGCGGATGGTGCCGTCGCGGCGCAGCGCGTGGCCGCGGATCACGCCATCCTTCTTCGCGCCCAGGCGCTCGATGGCTTTTTGCGAGGCGAAGTTGTAGTTGTCGGTGCGCCAGCCCACCACGTGGCATTGCAGCGTGTCGAACGCGTGGCCCATCATGAGCAGCTTGCACGTGGTGTTCACGTGGCTGCGCTGCACGCTCCTGGCGTACCATGTCCAGCCGATCTCCACGCGCCGCACGGCGGGCAGGATGTCGTGGTAGCTCGTGCTGCCGAGCACGCGGCCCGTGGCCTCGTCGATCACGGCGAAGGCGAAGCGGCTACCTTCCTCGCGCATCTTCAGCGCGGTCTCGATGTAGGCGCGCGTGTCCTGCGGCTCGGGCACGGAGGTGACGCGCAGCTTCCATAGTTCGCCGTCGGCGGCGGCTGCGGCGATGCCCGCCTCGTGTTCGAGCGCCAGCGGCTCCAAGCGCACGCCGCGCCCGCGCAGGATGATGGGTTCCACGAAGGTCATGGCGCGCGCCTTCAGCGGTTGCGCTGGTTCATGAACACCAGCTTTTCGAACAGGCTCACGTCCTGCTCGTTCTTGAGCAGCGCGCCCACGAGCGGCGGCACGGAGACCTTGTTGTCGGCGCTCTGCAGCGCTTCGAGCGGGATCTCCTCGGCCACGAGCAGCTTGAGCCAGTCGATGAGTTCGCTGGTCGAGGGCTTCTTCTTCAGGCCCGGCAGACCGCGCACGTCGTAGAAGGTCTTCATCGCCACGGTGAGCAGTTCGCTCTTGAGCGTGGGGAAGTGCACGTCGACGATCTTCTTCATCGTCTCGGGCTCGGGGAACTTGATGTAGTGGAAGAAGCAGCGGCGCAGGAAGGCGTCGGGCAGCTCCTTTTCGTTGTTCGAGGTGATGAAGACCAGCGGGCGGTGGCGGGCAGCGACCATCTCGCGCGTCTCGTAGCAGTAGAACTCCATGCGGTCGAGCTCGCGCAGCAGGTCGTTTGGGAATTCGATGTCGGCCTTGTCGATCTCGTCGATCAGCAGCGCGACGGGCTGCTCGGCCGTGAAGGCCTGCCACAGCACGCCCTTGACGATGTAGTTGTGAATGTCCTTGACGCGCTCGTCACCCAGCTGCGAATCGCGCAGGCGGCTCACCGCGTCGTACTCGTACAGGCCCTGCTGCGCCTTGGTGGTGGACTTGATGTGCCACTGCAGCAGCGGCATGTCGAGCGCCTGCGCGACCTCCTCGGCCAGCATGGTCTTGCCCGTGCCGGGCTCGCCTTTGACGAGCAGCGGACGCTGCAGTTTGATGGCGGCGTTGACGGCCAGCATCAGGTCTTGCGTGGCAACGTAATTCTGTGAACCTTGGAATTTCATGGGCCTTGGCTTGAAAATAGGGAAATCGTTGATGAATGGGCTTGACAGGCGCTGCCTATAATCGTCTGCGATGCAGAAGACGGAGACAACCACAACCAATCGATTGATTGTGCGCGCAAAATGAAAAAGACACTGACCACGCTATTCGGCCTGTCCGTCGCCTGTGCGACCAGTTTGCTCCATGCCGAGGAGATCAAGGGAGACGCCAAGGCCGGGGCGGGCAAGATCGCCATGTGCATCGGCTGCCATGGCATTCCGGGCTACCAGGCGAGCTTTCCACAGGTGCACAAGGTGCCCATGATCTCGGGGCAGGGCGCCAGGTACATCGCCTCGGCGCTGGAGGCCTACAAGAAAGGCGAGCGCAAGCACCCCACCATGCGCGGCATCGCCGACACGCTGACCGAGCAGGACATCGCCGACGTGGCTGCCTACTATTCGGAGCATGGCAAGCAGGGCGAGCTGCCGGCCAAACCCGCGCGCGAGCCCGATGCCCAGGTGGCGCAGCTGCTGCAGAAGGGTGCCTGCGTGTCCTGCCACGGCGAGAACTTCGCCAAGCCCATAGACCCGTCCTACCCCAAGATCGCGGGCCAGTATGCGGACTACCTGTTCGTAGCCCTCAAGCAGTACAAGAACGACCAGGGTGCGTACGTGGGTCGCTCCAACGCCATCATGGGCGGCATCGCCAAGCAGTTCACCAACGCCGAGCTCAAGGCGCTGGCGGGCTACGTGAGCTCGCTCCAGGGCGATCTGCAGGTGGTGCCCGAGTCGCGCTTCCGCTGACCTTCGTCCGGTCAGGCGGCGAACCCGCAGGCGCTGCGGGTTTTCTTTTTCCAATCGCGAAAGCCGGCATCCATCCGAGGGGCATCATTGCCCGCAACAGGGTCATTTGTTACAGTGACGCCCATGCGCTTCCCTGCTTCCATCCCCTGCATTCGTACCGCCCGGCTGGCCTGTGCCACGGCCGCGCAGGCGCGTGCGCTGCGCAAGCAGGGCGTCTGGCAGCCCGCATACTCGGCCTGATCGCCAAGCCCGCCAGGCCCGGCGTCTCCCGCACGCGCGCCTCGCACATCCTCCCCTAGCGTCTTCACTGCCCGTACTGCGGCCCTGTGCTTCCGGGCAGGGGCGCGCGCATGTCCGC
This region of Alicycliphilus denitrificans K601 genomic DNA includes:
- a CDS encoding GNAT family N-acetyltransferase, whose amino-acid sequence is MTFVEPIILRGRGVRLEPLALEHEAGIAAAAADGELWKLRVTSVPEPQDTRAYIETALKMREEGSRFAFAVIDEATGRVLGSTSYHDILPAVRRVEIGWTWYARSVQRSHVNTTCKLLMMGHAFDTLQCHVVGWRTDNYNFASQKAIERLGAKKDGVIRGHALRRDGTIRDTVMYSMRSGEWPETRAQLLYLLGRHESA
- a CDS encoding AAA family ATPase, with the translated sequence MKFQGSQNYVATQDLMLAVNAAIKLQRPLLVKGEPGTGKTMLAEEVAQALDMPLLQWHIKSTTKAQQGLYEYDAVSRLRDSQLGDERVKDIHNYIVKGVLWQAFTAEQPVALLIDEIDKADIEFPNDLLRELDRMEFYCYETREMVAARHRPLVFITSNNEKELPDAFLRRCFFHYIKFPEPETMKKIVDVHFPTLKSELLTVAMKTFYDVRGLPGLKKKPSTSELIDWLKLLVAEEIPLEALQSADNKVSVPPLVGALLKNEQDVSLFEKLVFMNQRNR
- a CDS encoding c-type cytochrome; amino-acid sequence: MKKTLTTLFGLSVACATSLLHAEEIKGDAKAGAGKIAMCIGCHGIPGYQASFPQVHKVPMISGQGARYIASALEAYKKGERKHPTMRGIADTLTEQDIADVAAYYSEHGKQGELPAKPAREPDAQVAQLLQKGACVSCHGENFAKPIDPSYPKIAGQYADYLFVALKQYKNDQGAYVGRSNAIMGGIAKQFTNAELKALAGYVSSLQGDLQVVPESRFR